One Nonomuraea angiospora DNA segment encodes these proteins:
- a CDS encoding NTP transferase domain-containing protein: MAPSAESPGQAVFDAVILAGGEARRLGGADKPGLSVGGRPLVEHVVTAVADARTTIVVGPERPIPAVVFVREDPPRSGPVPALAAGLNGVTAPWVVLLAGDLPFITASHVTSLLNAATTRPPGTGPAHPMPAVPDDVAGAAPEEGPVGGVVMVDDGGREQWLAGVWPAARLKGALAAYSGRSLKGLLGPLTAVRLSLPGRPWFDCDTMDDLEEARMHVLNEWTALACKELGIDPADVDRDLILDLTKEVAHGVARPAAPLTAYLLGLAQGAGTAPDDAVAKLITLAKNWGQATTETLTDS, from the coding sequence GTGGCGCCCTCGGCCGAGAGCCCGGGTCAGGCGGTCTTCGACGCGGTGATCCTGGCCGGGGGAGAGGCGCGCCGGCTCGGCGGGGCGGACAAACCCGGCCTGAGCGTGGGCGGCAGACCCCTGGTCGAGCACGTGGTGACGGCGGTCGCGGACGCCCGTACGACCATCGTCGTCGGCCCCGAGCGCCCGATCCCCGCAGTGGTGTTCGTCCGCGAGGACCCGCCGAGGAGCGGCCCCGTCCCGGCCCTGGCGGCCGGACTGAACGGCGTCACCGCCCCGTGGGTGGTCCTGCTCGCGGGCGACCTGCCGTTCATCACCGCCTCCCACGTCACGTCCCTGCTGAACGCCGCCACGACCCGACCTCCCGGCACCGGCCCCGCACACCCGATGCCCGCCGTGCCCGATGACGTGGCGGGGGCGGCCCCCGAGGAGGGGCCGGTCGGCGGGGTGGTGATGGTGGATGACGGCGGGCGGGAGCAGTGGCTGGCCGGGGTGTGGCCGGCGGCGCGGCTCAAGGGCGCCCTCGCCGCCTACTCGGGCCGCTCGCTCAAGGGCCTGCTAGGCCCCCTCACGGCCGTACGGCTGTCGTTGCCGGGTAGGCCGTGGTTCGACTGCGACACAATGGACGACCTGGAGGAGGCTCGTATGCACGTGCTCAACGAATGGACCGCGCTGGCCTGCAAGGAGCTGGGCATCGACCCGGCCGACGTGGACCGCGACCTGATCCTCGACCTCACCAAGGAGGTCGCCCACGGCGTGGCCAGACCGGCCGCGCCCCTGACGGCGTATCTGCTCGGCCTTGCCCAGGGCGCCGGGACCGCCCCCGACGACGCCGTGGCGAAACTGATCACATTGGCGAAGAACTGGGGACAGGCCACGACCGAGACGCTGACAGACAGCTGA
- the moaA gene encoding GTP 3',8-cyclase MoaA produces the protein MLRDSFGRVATDLRVSLTDKCNLRCTYCMPPEGLDWLPNAQLLTADEIVRLVTIGVERLGITEVRYTGGEPLIRRELVDIVTRTAALTPKPQISLTTNGIGLARLAGPLAAAGLDRVNVSLDTLDSDTFKRLAHRDRHADVIAGLAAADDAGLRPVKVNAVLMRDLNDHEAVPLLRWCLDRGYELRFIEQMPLDAQHGWTREGMVTADEILDRLSGGFDLTADDLEERGSAPAERFLVDGGPARVGVIGSVTRPFCGSCDRVRLTADGQVRNCLFAREESDLKTRMREGASDEELAERWVAAVARKRAGHGIDDPSFLQPARPMSAIGG, from the coding sequence ATGTTGCGAGACTCGTTCGGACGGGTGGCGACGGATCTGCGGGTGTCCCTCACGGACAAGTGCAACCTGCGCTGCACGTACTGCATGCCCCCCGAAGGTCTCGACTGGCTCCCCAACGCGCAGCTCCTCACGGCCGACGAGATCGTCCGCCTCGTGACCATAGGCGTCGAACGCCTGGGCATCACCGAAGTCCGCTACACCGGCGGCGAGCCGCTCATCAGGCGTGAGCTGGTCGACATCGTCACCCGCACCGCCGCCCTGACCCCCAAGCCGCAGATCTCGCTGACCACCAACGGCATCGGGCTGGCCCGGCTGGCCGGGCCGCTGGCCGCGGCCGGGCTCGACCGGGTCAACGTCTCGCTCGACACGCTCGACTCTGACACGTTCAAGCGCCTGGCCCACCGTGACAGGCACGCCGACGTGATCGCCGGCCTCGCCGCCGCCGACGACGCGGGCCTGCGTCCCGTCAAGGTCAACGCGGTGCTCATGCGCGACCTCAACGACCACGAGGCCGTGCCGCTGCTGCGGTGGTGCCTCGACCGGGGCTACGAGCTGCGCTTCATCGAGCAGATGCCGCTCGACGCCCAGCACGGCTGGACCCGTGAGGGCATGGTCACCGCCGACGAGATCCTCGACCGGTTGTCGGGCGGGTTCGACCTCACGGCGGACGACCTGGAGGAGCGCGGCAGCGCGCCGGCCGAGCGGTTCCTCGTGGATGGGGGGCCCGCCCGGGTCGGGGTGATCGGGTCGGTGACGCGCCCGTTCTGCGGGTCCTGCGATCGGGTCCGGCTCACCGCCGACGGCCAGGTACGCAACTGCCTCTTCGCGAGGGAGGAGTCCGACCTGAAGACGCGCATGCGCGAGGGGGCCTCCGACGAGGAGCTCGCCGAACGCTGGGTCGCCGCCGTGGCGCGCAAGCGCGCCGGCCACGGCATCGACGACCCGTCCTTCCTCCAGCCGGCCCGGCCCATGTCCGCCATCGGCGGCTGA
- a CDS encoding winged helix-turn-helix transcriptional regulator — protein MAEPLDPDMFTGCPPVVAPIRIGDKWTAKLIRCLESGPRRFKELQVTLRGITPKVLTESLRAMERDGFLTRTAYDEIPPRVEYELTDLGRSLIEPMNAGCEWSRNHLAELMHAREAWHEAAG, from the coding sequence ATGGCCGAGCCACTCGATCCGGACATGTTCACCGGATGCCCTCCGGTAGTCGCGCCGATCCGCATCGGCGACAAGTGGACCGCGAAGCTCATCCGCTGCCTGGAATCGGGCCCCCGCCGCTTCAAGGAACTCCAGGTCACGCTGCGCGGCATCACCCCGAAGGTCCTCACCGAGTCCCTGCGCGCCATGGAACGCGACGGCTTCCTCACCCGCACCGCGTACGACGAGATCCCGCCGCGCGTCGAGTACGAGCTGACCGACCTCGGCCGCAGCCTCATCGAACCCATGAACGCCGGCTGCGAGTGGTCGAGAAACCACCTGGCCGAGCTGATGCACGCCCGCGAGGCATGGCACGAGGCGGCGGGATGA
- a CDS encoding NAD(P)-dependent oxidoreductase: MSRIVVFGAGGRAGVRVVAEAVGRGHEVTAVVRDPGRYAGAWGSSGAGSSGVGSSGVGSSGAGSSGAGSSGAGSSGVRVVAGDVTDLASVAEVAAGHDAAVQVAARLDVSSEEFYTAAARALVGGLGRAGVSRLVAVGIGSLLEVSPGVRLVDTPDFPAEARAFSLGHAAELEVFEKSGLDWVVLAPPPVLLDESASRTGRYRIGGGAVPAVEPVFSFADLGVAVVDEVERPRHHRVQVAVSY; this comes from the coding sequence GTGAGCAGGATCGTGGTGTTCGGCGCCGGTGGGCGGGCCGGGGTGCGGGTGGTCGCGGAGGCGGTCGGGCGGGGGCACGAGGTGACGGCCGTCGTCCGGGATCCCGGGAGGTACGCGGGCGCTTGGGGGTCGTCCGGGGCGGGGTCATCCGGTGTGGGGTCATCCGGTGTGGGGTCGTCCGGGGCGGGGTCGTCCGGGGCGGGGTCGTCCGGGGCGGGGTCGTCCGGGGTGCGGGTGGTGGCCGGGGATGTCACCGACCTTGCGAGTGTGGCGGAGGTGGCGGCGGGGCACGACGCGGCCGTTCAGGTGGCGGCGCGGCTGGACGTGTCGTCGGAGGAGTTCTACACGGCGGCGGCCCGGGCGCTGGTCGGCGGGCTGGGGCGGGCCGGGGTGTCCCGGCTGGTGGCGGTCGGGATCGGGAGCCTGCTGGAGGTCTCGCCGGGGGTCCGGCTCGTGGACACGCCGGACTTCCCGGCCGAGGCGCGGGCGTTCTCGCTGGGGCATGCGGCGGAGCTGGAGGTGTTCGAGAAGTCGGGGCTCGACTGGGTGGTGCTCGCGCCGCCCCCGGTGCTCCTCGACGAGTCGGCGTCCCGGACCGGGCGGTATCGGATCGGGGGTGGGGCGGTGCCGGCGGTGGAGCCCGTGTTCTCGTTCGCCGATCTGGGGGTGGCGGTGGTGGACGAGGTCGAGCGGCCCCGGCACCACCGCGTCCAGGTCGCCGTGTCGTATTAG